From a single Lentisphaera profundi genomic region:
- a CDS encoding alpha-L-rhamnosidase C-terminal domain-containing protein, with protein MKQSPYPNIFEGSWIWGSDKSNKCILSYEFYLTQIPSSADFWFSVGEFAHVYVNGMHLTYGPHPSSHGNFSINYLDITFLLQSGKNNITVLVAAPDFSLYSRATMPKGFWAQILIDENEHFATGSDWKAAPATHILDAAPRRSAGCLSVQSFDLRSHHLQEFFSGKSQINEQAVVLKKAEAAQFNSFSQLLFESASTPFPKIRALGLYDQVIPSMHIDFSTIYDGPGAYVATSYFYVADEVHTEVLTFSDSAFKVFVNGYLINEQGSQSFINDADPRWHKEMSAMERGDLKPMCSVKLKKGWNSLRVLSYADDHSRLLALNFVSLSRDEAIPYIQRDDDSDQGHLLAGPLNIPFPNLAGSLNFNLLNFVPVAHNPYADISMFLQACSFKAEEFVEEGSKTITLAPNQYLCYDLQDIRSGCVRLSVDTPQDSDVFLVFAESFNDGIPRSLHPLHGRRAIHIKLKAGSNNWEDFFPVGLRYVFILSAANFDININDVQLLALQTPESSGTKFECPDMTLNSTWQRSLSTLSSCSEYSYMDSPSGRRAQFLRDAALQSIYSMTATGQYDQAKNSLIEFSRGQYETGELPSVYPSSYFYTLGESSMYWVIWLQQYLLHTNDLETAEILLSTLKEVVNYYSFFENEDELLTGSVAILSSMIPDDAPMAPNTIFTSFNCLYLRMLSASSWVYSFLDLEEDSQSARDKMLRISKKLRSLCWDAERNLFVDWSSGGQQCGSYSVESNFLAMNAGIIPTNSLNDFLNQATLAEAPYLKLDFLHPKSPFLFDMVVQAATNINLRSWAFDLTRYYWGAMIEDELSTWPEFYDPDVAFSKETTSLCHGIGCGAAQFLINEVAGIRPAAPGYEQIYFNPLLDKMDWARARIKTVHGHIKVEWMKNAEGGVDVTLESAFSVDMIPQLKQRVADNSSFHLSDNISIIGRN; from the coding sequence ATGAAGCAAAGTCCTTACCCGAATATATTCGAAGGCAGTTGGATTTGGGGATCCGATAAATCAAATAAGTGTATATTAAGTTATGAATTTTATCTCACGCAAATACCTTCTTCGGCGGATTTCTGGTTTTCGGTCGGTGAGTTTGCCCATGTATATGTTAATGGTATGCACCTCACTTATGGCCCTCACCCAAGTTCACATGGAAATTTTAGTATCAATTACCTTGATATTACTTTTCTTCTTCAATCGGGCAAAAATAATATTACTGTACTTGTCGCAGCTCCTGATTTCTCTTTATATAGTCGTGCAACGATGCCGAAAGGTTTCTGGGCTCAAATACTCATCGATGAAAATGAGCATTTTGCAACAGGTTCAGATTGGAAAGCAGCTCCTGCGACTCACATACTTGATGCTGCACCGCGTCGTTCAGCGGGTTGCCTTTCAGTGCAATCTTTTGATTTACGCTCTCATCACTTACAAGAGTTTTTCTCAGGGAAATCTCAGATTAATGAGCAGGCAGTTGTATTAAAGAAAGCTGAAGCTGCTCAGTTTAATTCTTTCAGTCAGCTTCTTTTTGAGAGTGCATCGACTCCTTTTCCAAAGATTCGCGCATTGGGTCTATATGATCAAGTCATACCATCAATGCATATAGACTTTTCCACGATTTATGATGGTCCCGGTGCTTATGTTGCCACGTCCTATTTTTACGTCGCAGATGAGGTTCACACAGAGGTTCTAACTTTTTCAGATAGTGCGTTTAAAGTTTTTGTTAATGGTTACCTTATTAATGAGCAGGGTTCCCAGTCTTTTATTAATGATGCAGATCCTCGTTGGCATAAAGAAATGTCGGCAATGGAACGTGGTGATTTAAAGCCTATGTGCTCAGTTAAGCTGAAGAAGGGTTGGAATTCACTTCGAGTCTTGTCTTATGCCGATGATCATAGTCGTCTGTTAGCTTTGAACTTTGTTAGCCTATCACGTGATGAAGCGATCCCTTATATACAAAGAGATGATGATTCGGATCAGGGGCACCTCCTTGCCGGGCCACTTAATATACCTTTTCCTAATTTAGCTGGGTCTTTGAATTTCAATTTATTAAATTTTGTACCCGTGGCTCATAATCCTTACGCAGATATTTCTATGTTTCTTCAGGCCTGTAGTTTTAAGGCGGAAGAGTTTGTAGAGGAAGGAAGCAAGACGATTACATTAGCACCGAATCAGTATCTTTGTTATGATCTGCAAGATATACGTTCTGGTTGTGTGAGGCTTTCGGTTGATACGCCACAAGATAGCGATGTGTTTTTGGTTTTTGCAGAAAGTTTTAATGACGGTATTCCACGCTCATTGCATCCTCTTCATGGTCGACGAGCTATCCATATTAAATTAAAAGCGGGATCTAATAATTGGGAGGATTTCTTTCCAGTAGGACTTCGCTATGTATTTATTTTGTCGGCAGCTAATTTTGATATCAATATTAATGACGTGCAGTTGCTAGCGCTTCAGACGCCTGAGTCTAGTGGCACGAAATTTGAATGTCCAGACATGACTCTCAATTCTACGTGGCAACGTAGTTTGAGTACTTTGAGCTCTTGTTCAGAGTACAGTTATATGGATTCTCCTAGTGGTAGGCGTGCGCAATTTTTACGTGATGCGGCTCTTCAGTCTATTTATAGTATGACTGCGACGGGCCAATATGATCAAGCTAAAAATTCATTAATAGAGTTTTCTCGGGGTCAGTATGAGACAGGTGAGCTTCCTTCTGTCTATCCTAGTTCATATTTTTATACTCTTGGTGAATCAAGTATGTATTGGGTTATATGGCTTCAGCAATATTTGCTCCATACCAATGATCTAGAGACCGCAGAGATACTTTTGTCGACTCTCAAAGAAGTAGTGAACTACTATTCTTTTTTTGAGAATGAGGATGAGTTATTAACTGGCAGCGTTGCGATTTTGTCTTCGATGATACCGGATGATGCGCCTATGGCTCCAAATACCATTTTCACGTCTTTTAATTGCCTATATTTAAGGATGTTGTCTGCATCATCTTGGGTTTACTCCTTTTTGGATTTGGAGGAAGATTCTCAGAGTGCTCGTGATAAAATGTTGCGCATCAGTAAAAAGCTTCGCAGTTTATGTTGGGATGCTGAGAGAAATCTGTTTGTAGATTGGTCTTCGGGTGGTCAGCAGTGCGGTAGTTATTCAGTGGAGAGTAATTTTTTAGCGATGAACGCAGGGATTATTCCGACAAATTCCCTAAATGATTTCTTGAATCAGGCAACGCTTGCAGAGGCGCCTTATCTGAAGCTCGACTTTCTACATCCTAAGTCTCCCTTCTTATTTGATATGGTTGTTCAGGCGGCGACAAATATTAATTTACGATCTTGGGCTTTTGATCTTACTCGTTATTATTGGGGTGCAATGATTGAGGATGAGTTGAGCACTTGGCCAGAGTTTTATGACCCAGATGTAGCTTTTTCAAAAGAGACGACAAGCCTTTGTCATGGCATTGGTTGTGGTGCAGCGCAGTTTTTGATTAATGAAGTTGCGGGGATTCGTCCAGCAGCACCGGGCTACGAACAGATCTATTTTAATCCTTTACTAGATAAGATGGATTGGGCTCGTGCTCGTATTAAGACTGTTCATGGTCACATTAAAGTGGAATGGATGAAGAATGCAGAAGGTGGGGTTGATGTGACTTTGGAGTCTGCTTTTTCTGTAGATATGATCCCGCAGCTTAAACAGAGAGTTGCTGATAATTCCTCCTTTCACTTGAGTGATAATATAAGTATTATCGGGCGGAATTGA
- the rplU gene encoding 50S ribosomal protein L21, producing the protein MYAIIETGGKQYTVREGDVIRVERLKTAGAAYTFDKVLALGGDDAKFGTPLVEGASVIAEIVNEAKGKKLIVFKKKRRKRYKKTQGHRQWFTEVKITGINA; encoded by the coding sequence ATGTACGCAATTATTGAGACAGGCGGCAAGCAGTATACCGTTCGTGAAGGTGATGTCATTCGCGTAGAACGCCTCAAAACTGCAGGCGCTGCATACACTTTCGATAAAGTCCTCGCCCTAGGCGGAGACGACGCAAAATTTGGAACACCCCTTGTAGAAGGCGCAAGTGTAATAGCTGAAATTGTAAATGAAGCTAAAGGCAAGAAACTTATCGTTTTCAAAAAGAAACGTCGTAAAAGATATAAGAAAACTCAAGGTCATCGTCAGTGGTTTACAGAAGTGAAAATCACTGGTATTAACGCCTAA